One genomic segment of Musa acuminata AAA Group cultivar baxijiao chromosome BXJ3-3, Cavendish_Baxijiao_AAA, whole genome shotgun sequence includes these proteins:
- the LOC135632524 gene encoding uncharacterized protein LOC135632524, producing the protein MANGYYYQSGPYYYNPSYAQSPPLPLHLCFFLLTLFMFIGLSWYMTYESVFESLFNQIKLLLMVSPLLLLLVVHWLSNDPRRRVSFFAPLAERDTFHRDGGSPWGVALALVLLMFMISYQSYFHDRWFPLLSR; encoded by the coding sequence ATGGCTAATGGTTACTACTACCAAAGCGGTCCTTACTACTACAATCCTTCTTACGCCCAATCTCCTCCCCTGCCACTCCACCTCTGCTTCTTCCTCCTCACGCTCTTCATGTTTATAGGCCTCTCATGGTACATGACCTACGAGTCGGTGTTCGAGAGCTTGTTCAACCAGATCAAGCTGCTGCTCATGgtgtcgccgctgctgctgcttctggtcGTCCATTGGCTGTCGAACGACCCTCGGCGAAGGGTGTCCTTCTTTGCCCCCTTGGCGGAGAGGGACACCTTCCACCGGGACGGCGGATCCCCGTGGGGCGTCGCGCTTGCTTTGGTGCTCCTCATGTTCATGATCTCCTACCAGTCCTACTTCCACGACCGGTGGTTCCCCCTGCTAAGTCGATAA